GAAATACAGAAGTGCCTGATCAGTAAAACAGAAAGTTGCAGAAAAACGAAAAATAAGCGTCCATACCAGTTTTGAAGGTGTAACTTTTAGAGGATGCAGTTGACACTTCTTGCCTCAGAACAGGCTGAGAACTCAATGTTGATCCACCTGTTATATCAGCCACAACACTTGGAGTAGGTTTCTTATGCTTCAAAACCGTAACATGTGCAGCCTGTACGGCTCGTTTAGCAAGCACGGAAAATCTTTCACGCCTAGAACTTTCTATGGTAGAATCTGCTTCCTTGGCTGTTGATCCCTGAAGCCATCCAGAAAAAATAGAGAATCAATAATAGCAGTAATGTTCTAAATCCCAATAAGTTAAGAGATTGCCGGGACAGTGTATGGCTTCTGAAGCATTTGAAATCAATATTCAGGAGGGCCAATTTAATACCAATATGCTCACgattctaaattaaaaaataaaaatcaatacgaATATGGACAAAATCAAACGCTACGAATGATAAGAAGAATCTAAAGGTGAAGTGGGAGTTTACCCCAGGTAATAAGAGTGTGTCAACAATCATCAATTTGGCCCCACACTTCTTAGCAAGAGATTTTGCTAACATTTCCTGATATATCTCAGAGCCTTCAATTAGTCCATATGAAAATTATGTTAGGAAATGGAAatgagaaacaaatattaattataaacagtAATTGTACAGAGTTTCCTTCATACCAGCTGGTCCAGAGAGCAAGATACGGGGGCACACTGTCGACAGATCTGCTGCATACTTACCAAACTTGCTTCCACAATTCATATGAACATATGTTGAAGTTATCAAAACATCCTTTGTTGTGCCACTGTGACAATTTAGAGAGTTGTTTATCAATACTTGGAAGACTATATACCAGTTGTCCATCTTGTTTGAATaacagagattttttttttaaaatgttgtaACCACACAGACCTTAAGTAATATGGGAAGTTCTCGAAAGAATCTTCTATCTCCTGAGGATTGAGTACTCCTGCTCGCAGACAATCTTTATGCGCTTGACGTCTAGTTGATACCGAGGCTGATGAACTGTCACATTCTTTAGGCATTTCCTTCACTTCCCTTCGATCATCCACCGGTAATTTGGAAATGCTACCCCTTGAATCAAATTTCGAAGGATCCCTGAGTAGGCCAAAAATTGGTCTAGTTTCATAACCAGAATCAGGAATACTTCTaccttcttcagcttcttgaaaaGAATCCATTTCATTTGCATCAGCGTTCTGGTCATCGTCGCTATCAGCGTCATTGTAGCTATCAGCGTCATTGTCGCTATCAACATCAGGAATACAATCATCGGAGCTAGAAGGTAGGACAGGAGCCCTTGAATTTTGCTGACTTTTGACATTTTCAGCAGTAGGTGGTAGAAAAGGGACATGTAGCTGTTTTAAAGCCGCCAATACAGAGGCCTTCTCATCAGATAAAGACTCTCCTGCTGCTCTTGTCTCAACATGAAGCCCTTTCAGAGGCGCACTCTGTTCTCCAAAGATGCTAAATGAAGAAGCTCTATCTGGTGGTGGAGCTAGATTTTCATCTTTAAGAGACTGAATAATCTGAACACTctgttaagaaaacaaaaatacagcAAACAACATCATAGATACATAAAAGGTGATCCCTGGATAACTTTCCAGAACCCTCTTAAAAGGATACATAAGCATGTTTCCCGAGAGTGCTGAAGACAACCTCGTCGCCTCCCCGCAGATGAACGCAAGCCCTCCTTTGGTAAATCTTGCCATTGACCTGAACAAGAACTCCATTCCCTACTATCTCCAGCGAGGCAACTGAAGGTTCTCCGtgctgcaacaaaaaaaaaaatcatcttagAAAAGGTGTCTTTTAGGCTAATAGAAAACTCAACCAACCAGATAGAAGTTCAAATACCTCAGAGTGCCTCAGTTCACAAAGAACACTGGGGATGGATTGATCTTTGATAGATAAATCGCATCCTCTTCGTCCAACAGTAAACACAGCGCCTCTCATGACTCGATGAGGGTTCTGAAAAACGCaagtaatttttttctcaggaCAGTTAGAAACAACACAACTAATGTACATTGTCAGCTAATCCCCACAGACTCAACACGACGGCAGACCAAACATGTATGAAAAAGTCAGAGGCACCTGTGGATACTGAGAAAGAAGCTTCGCCCAAGGAGAAGCCTTAGACCGCTTCTTCCCCCTTTTCGACTTGTCAGCTTCAGACAAGACTTGGACTTGCGGATTAATAATGTGTGTATCACAACAATTCTCCATGGGCCTTTCCGCATCACTAGTCTTCGGATGAGAAGCTCTAAGCTCCGGTTCTCCAGACTTCGAAACCGCCTTCATTCCAAACACAAAACTCAAAGAGAAGACGAGAAACCGAAATTCACAATTCAAATGGGATTGATCTTAAAACCTTGGATCGTTTGGTAGGCCGTGAATGTGATGATGGAGtttcaggaggaggaggagagagctGCTTTGAAGCGGAAGAGCTACTACGCCTCGTCTCCACCATGTCTTAAAACCGaatctcctttcttcttcgtaGAGAGATTTCGGAAGGAAGGAGTGATTTGATTTCCACTGCAATGTCAGTTTTATGATCTCtgacttatgttttttttaagaactgCAACTTCCATTTATCAAGGAATTTATTAAGTGCGTATGGACTTTCATATTATGTTTGGGGGAGTgcaaattcaaataatttttttttcaactatttttaattattatattttttcgtttcttaatataatttaagcattcataaaaaaaattgattttttttattgaaaagtataaatttttattaaaaatatctaatttttttaattaaaatattgaccacataataaaattaatttatcagagttataccaacttaattcgttaaaaaaataaagtttaatttttaaacataaatagtcatttaaaatgaaatacgataaataaatataaaaagtttaagtattttataaaataaaatataaatatatgaaaatataacatttactaaatatttgtcaattgaaaaaaaaaaatttctagtaacatttaatttataattattatagatCTAAATAACTCAATTTCTAGATTATaggaactaaataatatatctaCTACATTATAGGTACTaaggggatgattggttggggcTGTAGATGCTCTGGACAGCCAAAATTTAGTCTACAGCTATATATGtcaaccaatcgagctttgCTTTCCTCAAAAAACTCACAgcaaaaaaatctctaaaaaatcaaaatatggctGTAGAGAGCTTTATTTCCAGAGCAAAAAATTAGTGCTTTAGAAATCTACAGCAAGGAAAGCTACAGTAAATAAATCTACAGAttaaattctacagcaaaaatataaagctACAACACTTACCAATCATCCTCTAAATAATTATCAATCTTTTCCAACCTAAAAATATGATCTGAAAACaattaattcaataaaaatatatacaataaaattattatgttttaaaaagtgataaacacatctcatatatattatactaatatataccaatgtagaattaaaaataaaatatttctataaaaataaataaaaataaacattcgcgcggttgcgcggatcaagatctagttaaAATCTAAAGCTCCAAGAAAAAGAGAGACCAATTATTTATTATCTCACATTATTAGTGGTATTTTATACTAAGACCTATGGAATATTTTGCATGCTAATGTTAGACCTCTTCATCGTCAATTTGGGATTATGTTGACAACTTGTCATGCATGCGTTTACTGCATTTAAAGTAAAATTACAGCCTTACAGCAAATCCACTTGATCATTATTTTATACGTTGCTTTCTTTATGGTTTTAGATCCTCACAAGAGAACTACTCCAAGTTgcatgttttcatttttcatttgtttataTGTGATGTGCTTTtgactctctcttttttttttgtatgttatgCAGCTGTTTGAATCTTTTTAACGCTCTATTCAACAAATTTCAAGCAGATATGGCGTTCTTGATTAATTTAAAACAGATGTAACCACCAAACTACTTTAGCAGTTAGGACCGAACCGAATGTTGTATTAAGCACGTGTAATCGTCCCGCCATTATTTAGAGCAGTAAACAAACTAATCAAATCTATTGACAGAAAATGTAATTGGGTAAAGACCCATTAGTGTGTGTACCTTCCCGGCCCATTAAGTTAATATAGTTCAATGGAAACAACCCAAAACAATTTAATGGTGCTGTGGAAATAACTCAAAGTCAATAATATGTTTTGCTTAGAATATGATTAATAGAGGTTATTAGAGTGAGGTTTTTAACAGAATATAAGaaacattttcttaatttttaactaaaaaattaaaaactgacttttaaataaaatatgatttttagctttaaaaaaattaagagacagtttcttatattccaTTAAAAAATTCctattaatcatgctcttagttgTTAGGCTTATAGGTTGAGAGTATAGGTCGCTTTATGTGTTACAGCTTGAGCACACATCCAACACTTTTTTAAGCAAAGAGGTTAAGGACCAAACCAAACATAGGCATTTTACTATTATTGTACATTCGACATAAAATATTCAAAGCTTAAAGCAAAATTAAACAATTCTTGGATCACAGAACTCATAATTATTCACATTCAAATCTATATGGGTACCGTCTAAGTTTAAGAAAACATTGCCAAGATAATAGATGAGCCCTTATTTTATCTGTGGAAATATtgctatattttaaatatattattattattcccTTTATTCACACATACATCACAACATACATACACACAATGAATCTTATAAGATTCACCACACAACAAACAACACAAGCTTACAAACAAAGGCCAAACTATACAACACACAATTACATTCTCACacagttttcatttatttcgtTTGCTTACCAAACCAATACTTTTCATGATCACAAGCCATCTTCCAAGCCTCTCTACCCGTAATCTCGCCCACCCACTTAAGCACTTTAGGTCGATCTTCGAACAATCTCTTTGTTGGAGTTCCCAAAAGGTATTGAATATTTGGCAAATGATGAAGATCAGCCAAAGTAAAGGTATTACAAACCAAGAATCTATATTTTCCGAGTCGTTTCTCGTAGATATCTAGAACCTTCTCTAGATTCGCCTCGTTTTCTCTGACGACCACTTGGTCAGTCTCTAGACCGTAGATAGGCTTAATGGCTTGCTCCCAAGTGAGTTTTGATGCAAATGGATCGAACTGGTGAGCTTCGATTTCCATCCACACTGTTAGTATTGCCATTGTCTCGTGGCTTTGAAGATACAAAAGTTGTGTGCCTCTTGTGCTATGAACATATGCAATGTATTGTGTTATGGCTCGAGACTCTAGAAGCAAGAAAATTGAGATTTGAGTAAGTCAGAAAAtcgattaatttataaataaatatttatcatgaagttaataattaaaattaactcACCATGCAGCTTAATGTTTCCATCTACAAAAACTGGGATTTGACCAAAAGGCTGCATCAATAACAAACACATTACAAGTAACTATAATCACTAGGTGAGGTGATTGGCAGTTATTCTGATCCTATACATATAACAAATTAATGTTCATGTAAATGATTCCACACGATCGCTCTATATACCTGATCAATAATAACTAGGTTGAAACGTAAAACATGATATAGTGTAGCGTAAACCTCAAGTTAACACATATGAGAACTTAAACTAGACCTAGAATGCCTTGAGTGAAAAGTAACTTGAAGTAGCATATACATCAGGTTAACACACTCTGAAGCTACTAAGTACGTACTAACTAATCttccgatttttttttctaggcGAGAACATTACTTACGTTGAGAGAGAGGAAAGACTCCGTCTTGTGTTCACCGGATTTTAAATCGACAGTAATGGACTCGTAAGAGAGCCCTTTCTCAAGGAGAACAGCGAGAACACGCCTTGTGCTGGTGGAGAAAGGATTGCCATGAACCTTGTAACCTGTTTAATAAATTCCAGATTAATTCTTCTCACATTAGTGTAAATTAAGAAGAAGAATAATAAAAATGGTGAAACCATTCCTGTTGTATCTAGGACGAGTTACCAAAATCAAAATTAGTACTTGTTTATTTTATCTCACCTAGATTTTTTACTTCTGTTTCACGCTTCCAATTTGGCACAAGCCTGTACACCTTCTTAGTCCAGTTCATCAATAGATGACTTGTATATCTCATCTATTAGTTATACATCTATATATACACTAAGTTAAAAGTTATATGTCATTCTTTTGCAATATAAAACCGAGGAACATTTAGAGTCCTACCTTTCTTGTGTATCAAGCGATGAATTGTTCcaatgatataaatatatatatatatatatatatatatatatatatatttatcttgaTAGATTAACCAAAGCTAAAGAAAAGAATCAAACCAAGAAAGATTCATCCATTACTATAACTAATTGAACATTTGGCACAAATCATATCAAAATCAGTATTTTGTTCAAGAGAATCTAAGCTTGGTATGAAGTCTCAAAGAAGGCTAAAACCGCTTCCGAGTTAATTATGAATGATGCTATAGTTCACCAGATTAATGTGTGTGAGTAGTAAGACCCATATAATTAGCAAAGATATAGGTTTCAGAATGAAATTTTGCTTTGAATGTTATATTTAATTCTCCTGTTTCACCATCAAAACCcatataattaaacatattatttGATAGCATTAAACCAACATTCTAGTTTAACAAAAACAAGCAGAGGCTAGAAAGCACATTAAGTAAAATTAAGGCTAACCGACCTCTTTATTCGAGAGAGaatcaaaacattaaaaaataagattaaataTCCAAGAGATCCttcaaaaattagttatttTGTCCTTGGCTTCTTACTTATGCATGGTACCAACTTCAACTTGTTAATGTTGGTTTGCAATTCTAATTCCTTCTGAATTAACATATAGAAGAAGCTAATTTATATACTATACATTACATATGAGAGGTGGTGGTCCCATACTACGACAATGATGCTAGTAGTTACTAAAATATTTCCAACCATGAGGGATTTCGCTAGAGATCATTTCCTCGTTATTCACATTAATATGAGTTTGTACAAAAACTCTGAGTATTAATGACGTTTCACGCAGAAAAAACATTATTGATAATTACAGATTTATTATCCCATATTCAAGAGAAAGTAATTagtattagatttttttctttgaaacacTAGTAATTAGTATTagattgatttttaaatttgttgacCAAAGAAAAAtgcaaattttatttaattaaagaaaatagcataaattatttaattttctaaaaaaaggGTGCAGTATTCTAAAGTGTCTACACCGTGGCCCAAGTGCTTATATTAAGAGCCCAAAGCTTACATGACACGCTCCACATCGGATTCAGTCTGATTAAAAGCTAACAACCCTGAAGATCGGACGGTCGCAAACCGATAATAGAAGATGTACACCGTACTCCTTGCTGCAACTGATCATCTCCAAACTAAAACGAGCGcgcaaattttaaattaaattataaattatccAAATTACCTCCAcccacaaaattaattaaattgaaattaaatcgtCATGTTCGAGAAGAAAGGACGAACACTGTTGGCGAAGAGGAAGAAATCCCTAGGCGCGATCGATACGAGGAGAACGAAGAAGAGTCGTGAGATGGAGGGACACTCTCTCCTTCGATTCGGTCAATTGACGAAGCTTTCGTTCGATAATCGTCCCCCGTCGAACGCCGCGGAGTCCTCGTCGGAGCTCCGGAATGAGCTGGGTTCCGTTGATGGAGACGGCGATTGCGGAGAGAAGGGATTCATTCTCAGCCAAGACTTCTtctggtaaaaaaaatatttcatcaattaGCTGTGTGTTAGGTTGAGATCTGACGTTATCTGAATACGATTAGGATTCTTGAATCGATTTTAGGCTCAATACTTGGCTCTGTAGATTCGAGGACATTTCCGTCTTTTTAAATCTTTGTATCAAagtcattttttgttttgttttgggatTGAATCTTGTCAGCACACCTGACTATATAACACCGGACAATCAGAACTTGATGAGCGCTTTAGACAGCAGCAAGGTGAAACTGAGAGACAGCTATTAATCTTatccaattgttttttttttatttctcacGAATATCTTTTAAGTATTTCTACTTTGCAGGATCAATCTCCTTGTCCTAGGTCCCCTGTTAAACTTAATACAGTTAAAAGCAAAAGATGCCGCCAAGGTAAGCTTTGTGTTTCACTCTTTGTCCGAAGACATATGTGTTTTGGAATGAAAATTTGCTTTGACTGTTTTGTAGtaaaatgtttatgtttttgGTTCTGTTCTATCAAAATTTTCCAACATTTATGTGTGTTTTTGATTTTAGATTCACTCAAGTACtaactagaaatataatattCTGGTGATGTGCTATTTTCCTAACATTTTTCAatggtatcttttttttttatgtttaatgcAGACAGTTTCGcatcaaaaacttcaaattATACTTGGTCTTCAAAACATAGAGTAGATGAACAAGAGCATGGTGATATTGATACAGATGAGGTCATGGTGGATAAGATCCAAGCCAATCAAACGGAGAGGACTGGATACGTTACACAGACTGCAGTTGCTCTTCGGTCTCGGGTTATGCCACCTCCTTGCCTCAAGAATCCATATGTGATGAATGACTCCGAGACAGCTACTGACCCTTTCGGATATCAGAGGTCTAAATGTGCTAGTGAGTTATTTCTACCCTCACTTTGCAAAGGCTTAAGAATTATAGTGGTCCTTCAAAAGAAACTATGTTTTAACTGTACTGTAATGCAGGTTTTCTCCCTGCAGGCATAGGTGGGAGTGGCTTGTCAAGATATCTCACAGACTTTCATGAAATTCAGGTAAGCCAAAGAAGGTCTGAATCGATGGAACTATGTTGCTTTGCTTCTTTCTAATTCTGACATCACTTTGTTTGGTTTCTCCAGCAAATAGGCGCTGGGAATTTCAGCCGTGTATTTAAAGTTTTGAAGAGAATTGATGGTTGCTTGTATGCTGTTAAATACAGCACAAGGAAGTTGATTTTAGATTCAGAGAGGTAGAGATTTCTCcacctttttttctttcttagtgCTGTATTAATAATAGTTCAACTTGTTTGGATCAATTAATTTAAGTAATCATAACCGAGTTTATGACAGGCGTAAAGCTATGATGGAAGTTCAAGCTCTTGCTGCTCTAGGTCAGTTACAGACTCTTGTTTCGCCTTCTTGTCCTTAACCTGTTTTTAATGGTTCGCTCTTTGCAAACTATGGTCAAACAGTTTCtacctttttgtttgtttgtaggATTCCATGAAAACGTTGTAGGATACTACAACTCGTGGTTTGAAAACGAGCAGTTATACATTCAACTGGAACTATGCGACCACAGCTTGTCCAAGAAATCTTCGCTTAAGATCTCagagagagagattttggtGATTATGCATCAGGTACACACTTCCATAAgaaaaagaggagagagagagagagtttcttgATTCATGAGAATTCTTATTTAACAGTACCACCAACCATTGTCTGTTACAGATAGCTAAGGCGTTACATTTTGTGCATGAGAAAGGAATAGCTCATTTAGATGTAAAGCCCGACAACATATACATCAAGAACGGTGTCTGCAAGCTCGGCGACTTCGGTTGTGCAACGCGGTTGGACAAAAGCTTGCCAGTAGAGGAAGGGGATGCACGTTACATGCCTCAAGAAATACTAAACGAAAACTACGAGCAACTTGATAAAGTGGATATCTTCTCTTTAGGTGTCACGGTCTACGAGCTGATTAGAGGATCACCTCTTACAGAATCAAGAAACCAATCCCTCAATATCAAAGAAGGCAAACTCCCTCTCCTTCCTGGCCATTCGTTACAGTTACAGCAACTGTTAAAGGTACGCTATTTGCTATTCTTATCTCTTGTGTGGTTCATGGAACATACACAATTTCTAACatgttttttgagaaaaaacagACAATGATGGATCGTGATCCAACGCGTCGTCCTTCTGCTAGAGAAGTAATGGAGCATCCCATGTTCGATAGGATTCAAGGTTGAGATTCATAAACTATCTCACATGTTgagaaactttttttatttttgtttgtaaattatGGTACTAATGATCATAGTGTACTGGTCATAGCACCTTAATTCGGCATTGGCAACCTTGTTTAGGAGAAAAACTGCCATTAAAattctcaaatcaaatcaaatcaaaaccaaGAAACCTCTAACTCACTTGCACTATTTTATACCACAACTTTCAAATATTGTTTGTGAATATTTATTGACTAAACCATTTTGGATCCACGAAAAATCAATAATTAACTCGAATTAACTGTTGTTTTTCACCTTTCTTGTGTATCCAAAACAATTTAGTCTCAACAAAATAaggaaataaaaatagtttttttagttttttttttttggtaaaaaataatttatttagttattttaatttatttacctcacatttcataattttataggACAGATAAtcataactaaaatcaaaatttaaaactgaataaaaattttctttttaataattatcacaagaaaagaaaaagtaaactAAACTTGTATATATCTTGAAATTATTagcaaaaaatagaaagaaattcgaaaataataaagtttCCAGATTTACTTCCTTTAAAATCTCAATTGATAAGGtttacatttattaaaaaaaaatcaaaattgataATTATTAGCCACCGCCTTAACTAATCGCTATAAATACCTATCTCATCAAAGCTTATTGTTCACACTTTCATTCCATCtcagttctctctctctctcaaaaccctAGTTTTCCATTAGAATTTGATTAAGAATGTCTTTTAGTCAAAATCGTGAGCCTATCACCATTGAGGATGGATTTAAACTCATTGATGCGGCTGTTACCAAGCTCACAAGGATTATTGAAGGAAAACCTGAACCACCCTTTCTGCCTGAAGAATATATTGGAAACTACACAATAGTTTACAATATGTGCATCCAGAAACCACCTCATGATTCGTCTGGACCGCTTTATGAAAAGTATGGTGCCATCCTTCAAGCTTATGACAAGCTTACGGTGAGTATACTATCGACccacttttatttatttatttattagggCTTTCTTACAAATAGTTTATTTTGTAACATATATTTGTGTGTTTGTGTTAGATCTTGCCCTCTATCATGGAGAAGCATGATGAATACATGCTAAGAGAGCTTTCACGATGGTGggagattaataaaattatggttAGGTGGTTATCTCACTTCTTCTACTATCTTGACCGTTACTACATTGCACGGAATGGCATACCAAGCCTAACTGTAGTTGGCATGACCTGTTTCCGCGACCATGTTTACGAAAAAGTTCACTTCAATGTCAAACAAGTTGTTATAGCACTGGTAAGTACATGTATATAGAACTCTTTGATGATGTATAGACAGAACTCTATCTAACACGGTTTTGTATTATCCAGATTCATAAAGAGCGAGAGGGCCAACAGATTGATAGGGCACTATTGAAGAACGTGTTAGATCTCTTTGTTCAGAATGGGATGGGAAACATGGAGAGGTACGAAAAGGATTTTGAGGACTTCTTTCTTACAGAAACAAATTCTTACTATTCTCGCAAGGCCTCAAGCTGGATCCAAGAGGATTCTTGCCCTGAGTACATGATCAAGGCCGAGGAGTctttaaagaaggagaaggagagagtCTCACACTACCTTCATTCAGACACCGAGCCCAAACTAGTTGCTAATGTGCAAACCAATTTG
The window above is part of the Brassica napus cultivar Da-Ae chromosome C8, Da-Ae, whole genome shotgun sequence genome. Proteins encoded here:
- the LOC106413741 gene encoding glutathione S-transferase F4; amino-acid sequence: MRYTSHLLMNWTKKVYRLVPNWKRETEVKNLGYKVHGNPFSTSTRRVLAVLLEKGLSYESITVDLKSGEHKTESFLSLNPFGQIPVFVDGNIKLHESRAITQYIAYVHSTRGTQLLYLQSHETMAILTVWMEIEAHQFDPFASKLTWEQAIKPIYGLETDQVVVRENEANLEKVLDIYEKRLGKYRFLVCNTFTLADLHHLPNIQYLLGTPTKRLFEDRPKVLKWVGEITGREAWKMACDHEKYWFGKQTK
- the LOC106414103 gene encoding wee1-like protein kinase isoform X2, coding for MFEKKGRTLLAKRKKSLGAIDTRRTKKSREMEGHSLLRFGQLTKLSFDNRPPSNAAESSSELRNELGSVDGDGDCGEKGFILSQDFFCTPDYITPDNQNLMSALDSSKDQSPCPRSPVKLNTVKSKRCRQDSFASKTSNYTWSSKHRVDEQEHGDIDTDEVMVDKIQANQTERTGYVTQTAVALRSRVMPPPCLKNPYVMNDSETATDPFGYQRSKCASIGGSGLSRYLTDFHEIQQIGAGNFSRVFKVLKRIDGCLYAVKYSTRKLILDSERRKAMMEVQALAALGFHENVVGYYNSWFENEQLYIQLELCDHSLSKKSSLKISEREILVIMHQIAKALHFVHEKGIAHLDVKPDNIYIKNGVCKLGDFGCATRLDKSLPVEEGDARYMPQEILNENYEQLDKVDIFSLGVTVYELIRGSPLTESRNQSLNIKEGKLPLLPGHSLQLQQLLKTMMDRDPTRRPSAREVMEHPMFDRIQG
- the LOC106414103 gene encoding wee1-like protein kinase isoform X1 — protein: MFEKKGRTLLAKRKKSLGAIDTRRTKKSREMEGHSLLRFGQLTKLSFDNRPPSNAAESSSELRNELGSVDGDGDCGEKGFILSQDFFCTPDYITPDNQNLMSALDSSKDQSPCPRSPVKLNTVKSKRCRQDSFASKTSNYTWSSKHRVDEQEHGDIDTDEVMVDKIQANQTERTGYVTQTAVALRSRVMPPPCLKNPYVMNDSETATDPFGYQRSKCASFLPAGIGGSGLSRYLTDFHEIQQIGAGNFSRVFKVLKRIDGCLYAVKYSTRKLILDSERRKAMMEVQALAALGFHENVVGYYNSWFENEQLYIQLELCDHSLSKKSSLKISEREILVIMHQIAKALHFVHEKGIAHLDVKPDNIYIKNGVCKLGDFGCATRLDKSLPVEEGDARYMPQEILNENYEQLDKVDIFSLGVTVYELIRGSPLTESRNQSLNIKEGKLPLLPGHSLQLQQLLKTMMDRDPTRRPSAREVMEHPMFDRIQG